Proteins from a single region of Argopecten irradians isolate NY chromosome 7, Ai_NY, whole genome shotgun sequence:
- the LOC138327913 gene encoding glycine receptor subunit alpha-2-like produces the protein MMDYPVRAIGLLTICVIDTSLGGGQTKWEKLNNILDENDFSTPPWRAKRGKSTVTMEIFFSQIRRTEVNKVEFMFNLYQTWSDTRLSFDSKSSNDIVEISRRHWDKVWQPDLYPDSDLSSNRPDVSKVNKLMWVLPNGTVTLGLRWTTEFSCRLQTVQFPVGKLNCKIKFRTFSYRNEILKLQWKKKNAIHFAPSSFENDLKIAKYRGKSCTQDKVSLVRTSCAEVGLTLKMDYSSSLLRLYLPSVFVVIMAWLSFWVRRDYVAARTSLTTLCVVSMITEKMGVNFLMPEAVGVMAVEVWMFVCLSFVCSALFEFICVHTLTELERKSKVSGNSNVTKADAPSDEEVPHFNKTTNASVSVVRTPLRRCGTFLKSGQLETCAKIIYAIGFVSFQITYWAYFLLFN, from the exons ATGATGGACTACCCAGTGAGAGCGATCGGTCTGTTGACTATCTGTGTAATAGACACCAGTCTTGGCGGGGGACAGACCAA ATGGGAAAAGCTAAACAACATTTTAGATGAAAACGATTTTTCTACGCCGCCATGGAGAGCAAAAC GTGGAAAGTCTACAGTAACCATGGAGATATTCTTCTCTCAGATACGGAGAACAGAAGTAAAT AAAGTGGAGTTCATGTTCAATCTGTACCAAACTTGGTCGGATACTAGGCTGTCGTTTGATTCCAAGAGTTCAAATGATATCGTAGAAATCAGTAGAAGACACTGGGATAAAGTATGGCAGCCAGACCTGTATCCTGATAGTGATTTATCATCTAACAGGCCAGACGTCTCCAAAGTCAACAAACTCATGTGGGTTCTCCCTAATGGTACAGTAACACTGGGATTGAG atggACGACCGAGTTTTCCTGTAGACTTCAGACAGTCCAGTTTCCTGTAGGAAAATTaaattgcaaaataaaatttcgCACGT TCTCTTATAGAAACGAAATCCTCAAACTACAATGGAAAAAGAAGAATGCTATTCACTTTGCTCCTTCCTCGTTTGAAAACGACTTAAAGATAGCGAAATACAGAGGGAAAAGCTGTACGCAAGACAAGGTGTCAC TGGTTCGAACATCATGCGCGGAGGTAGGGCTGACCCTGAAAATGGACTATTCCTCGAGTCTATTACGTCTTTATCTCCCAAGTGTCTTTGTGGTGATCATGGCTTGGCTATCATTCTGGGTCCGCAGGGATTATGTCGCGGCCAGGACGTCCCTAACTACTCTATGTGTCGTTTCCATGATCACGGAGAAGATGGGCGTCAACTTCCTGATGCCTGAAGCAGTTGGTGTCATGGCAGTGGAGGTTTGGATGTTCGTCTGTCTGTCTTTCGTCTGTAGTGCACTCTTCGAGTTCATCTGTGTACATACACTGACAGAATTGGAGAGAAAATCGAAAGTAAGCGGAAATTCGAATGTTACTAAAGCTGATGCACCTAGTGATGAAGAGGTCCCGCATTTTAAT AAAACAACCAATGCCAGTGTTTCGGTGGTTCGTACGCCCTTGAGACGTTGTGGTACCTTCCTCAAATCTGGTCAGCTGGAAACATGTGCTAAAATCATCTATGCGATAGGCTTTGTCAGTTTTCAAATAACGTACTGGGCTTATTTTCTTCTATTTAATTGA